From Chryseobacterium sp. H1D6B, a single genomic window includes:
- a CDS encoding protein-glutamine glutaminase: MKNFLLSMMAFVTILSFNACSDSNANQDPNGKENSSSVSMKDFGKTIPTGIEEENGMLKVSFIVTAQFYEIKPTKENEKYIDMIRQAVKNETPIHVFTKSNTNEITKVEAATQEDITYFRSVFTKEVKQETNKLASVIPDLATLNSLFTKIKNQSCGSSTASSPCITFRYPVDGCYARAHKMRQILISNGYDCEKQFVYGNLKASTGTCCVAWSYHVAILVSFKNASGVTEKRIIDPSLFASGPVTDTAWRNACINSTCGSVSVSSYANTAGTVYYRSPAGSLLYDNNYINTNCVLTTFTSLSGCSPSPAPDVSACGF; this comes from the coding sequence ATGAAAAACTTTTTATTATCAATGATGGCCTTTGTGACTATTCTGTCATTTAATGCCTGCTCAGATTCTAACGCGAATCAAGATCCAAACGGAAAAGAAAATTCGAGCAGCGTCTCTATGAAGGACTTTGGAAAAACGATTCCTACGGGGATAGAAGAAGAAAACGGAATGCTGAAAGTTTCGTTTATTGTTACCGCCCAGTTCTATGAAATCAAGCCTACTAAGGAAAATGAAAAATACATTGACATGATCAGACAGGCTGTAAAAAATGAAACGCCTATTCATGTTTTTACTAAGTCTAATACCAATGAAATCACAAAGGTAGAAGCAGCGACACAGGAAGATATAACCTATTTCAGATCTGTTTTCACAAAAGAAGTAAAGCAGGAAACGAATAAATTAGCAAGTGTCATTCCAGATTTAGCTACCCTGAACAGTTTATTTACAAAAATTAAAAACCAGTCATGCGGCAGTTCAACTGCTTCATCACCTTGTATCACATTCAGATATCCTGTAGACGGATGCTACGCAAGAGCCCATAAGATGAGACAAATCTTGATCAGCAACGGATACGACTGTGAAAAGCAGTTTGTCTACGGAAACCTAAAAGCTTCTACCGGGACTTGCTGCGTAGCATGGAGTTATCACGTTGCTATTTTGGTGAGTTTCAAAAATGCTTCCGGAGTGACTGAAAAAAGAATTATTGATCCTTCGTTATTTGCAAGCGGACCTGTAACGGATACTGCATGGAGAAATGCGTGCATTAATTCTACCTGCGGATCTGTATCAGTTTCTTCATATGCTAATACGGCAGGAACTGTTTATTACAGAAGTCCGGCGGGTTCTCTTCTGTATGACAATAATTATATCAATACAAACTGTGTATTGACGACATTTACATCGCTTTCAGGATGTTCACCATCACCGGCACCAGATGTGTCAGCTTGCGGATTCTAA
- the lipB gene encoding lipoyl(octanoyl) transferase LipB: MNTNQNKVVEFEDLGVKEYQPSWDYQEKLMKDIIDTKIKNRELPAEQHMPTSNHFLLVEHPHVYTLGKSGHEENMLAGIDKLKEIDATFVKVNRGGDITYHGYGQVVGYPILDLENFFTDIHLYMRNLEEVIIRTMAEYGLHGERSKGETGVWLDVGKPYARKICAMGVKASRWVTLHGFALNVNTDMRYFEYIVPCGIKDKQVTSFKRELERELSPEEVEGLKGKIRKHFADVFGAELVNK; this comes from the coding sequence ATGAATACAAATCAAAATAAAGTAGTAGAATTTGAAGATCTTGGCGTAAAAGAATATCAGCCTTCTTGGGATTATCAGGAAAAACTGATGAAAGATATTATTGACACCAAAATAAAAAACAGAGAATTACCTGCTGAACAGCATATGCCAACTTCCAATCATTTTCTTTTAGTAGAGCATCCCCATGTATATACGTTGGGGAAAAGCGGGCATGAAGAAAATATGCTGGCTGGAATTGATAAATTAAAAGAAATTGATGCCACTTTCGTAAAGGTTAACCGCGGCGGAGATATTACCTATCACGGTTACGGACAAGTTGTCGGCTACCCTATTTTAGACCTTGAAAACTTTTTTACGGACATCCATTTATATATGAGAAACCTGGAAGAAGTGATCATCCGTACGATGGCAGAATATGGTCTTCACGGCGAACGTTCTAAGGGAGAAACAGGAGTCTGGCTGGATGTGGGGAAACCTTACGCCAGAAAGATCTGTGCAATGGGTGTAAAAGCGTCGCGATGGGTTACTTTACATGGTTTTGCTTTGAATGTAAATACCGATATGCGCTACTTTGAATACATCGTTCCGTGCGGTATTAAAGACAAGCAGGTGACTTCATTTAAAAGAGAGCTCGAAAGAGAACTTTCTCCTGAAGAGGTTGAAGGACTGAAAGGCAAGATCAGAAAGCATTTTGCAGATGTTTTTGGGGCGGAACTTGTGAATAAATAG
- the trpA gene encoding tryptophan synthase subunit alpha, whose protein sequence is MKKLNIYFTAGIPELEDTASIIKLIQDSGADMMEIGMPYSDPVADGPVIQKAHESALSNGMTIEKLFSQLKSIKNEIRIPIILMGYINPVLSFGFENFCKECSESGVSGLIIPDLPPIEFEKNYQKILEKYNLNFTFLVTPETSNERIHYLDSLSSGFLYAVSSSSTTGNDSAVLKNEDYLSRIASLNLKNPVMIGFGIKSKEDFENVTEKADGGIIGTAFVNILLENKDWKIKAIDFINSIKN, encoded by the coding sequence ATGAAAAAACTCAATATATATTTCACTGCAGGAATTCCGGAATTGGAGGATACCGCTTCTATTATAAAATTGATTCAGGATTCCGGAGCGGATATGATGGAAATTGGAATGCCTTATTCTGATCCGGTAGCAGACGGACCCGTTATTCAAAAAGCCCACGAATCGGCCCTCAGCAATGGAATGACGATCGAAAAACTTTTTTCTCAATTGAAATCCATAAAAAATGAGATTAGAATTCCAATTATTTTAATGGGATACATTAATCCCGTTTTAAGTTTTGGTTTTGAAAACTTTTGCAAAGAATGCTCTGAAAGCGGGGTTTCCGGGTTAATCATTCCAGATCTCCCTCCTATCGAATTCGAAAAAAATTATCAGAAAATTTTAGAAAAATACAATCTTAATTTTACTTTCCTGGTTACTCCTGAAACCTCGAATGAAAGAATACATTATTTAGATTCTTTAAGCTCAGGCTTCTTATATGCAGTAAGTTCCTCTTCTACAACAGGAAATGACAGTGCTGTTTTAAAAAATGAAGACTACCTTTCAAGAATAGCTTCTCTTAACCTTAAAAACCCTGTCATGATAGGTTTTGGGATAAAATCAAAGGAAGATTTTGAAAATGTAACTGAAAAAGCAGACGGCGGAATCATCGGAACAGCTTTCGTCAATATTCTTCTGGAAAATAAAGATTGGAAGATAAAAGCCATAGATTTTATTAATTCTATAAAAAATTAA
- the trpB gene encoding tryptophan synthase subunit beta, which yields MDYKNPDENGYYGEFGGAFIPEMLYPNVDELQKNYLEIIESEDFQREYQDLLKNYVGRATPLYLSKNLSKKYNTTIYLKREDLNHTGAHKINNALGQVLLAKRLGKTRIIAETGAGQHGVATATACALLGLECIVYMGEIDIARQAPNVARMKMLGAKVIAAVSGSKTLKDAVNEALRDWINNPVTTHYVIGSVVGPHPFPDLVARFQSVISKEIKEQLYEQAGRENPDYVIACVGGGSNAAGTFYHFVNEENVKIIAAEAGGLGTASGKSAATTFLGTLGVLHGSKSLVMQTKDGQVIEPHSISAGLDYPGIGPFHAHLFKENRAEFFSINDDEALQSAFDLTRLEGIIPALESAHALAVLDKKKFKENDIVVICLSGRGDKDMETYLAHL from the coding sequence ATGGATTATAAAAACCCAGATGAAAATGGATATTATGGAGAATTCGGAGGTGCTTTTATCCCCGAAATGCTCTACCCGAATGTAGACGAATTACAAAAAAACTATCTAGAAATCATAGAATCAGAGGATTTTCAAAGGGAGTATCAAGACCTGCTTAAAAATTATGTCGGCCGTGCTACTCCGCTCTATCTTTCTAAAAATTTAAGTAAGAAATACAACACTACTATTTATTTAAAAAGAGAGGATCTTAATCATACCGGTGCTCATAAAATCAATAATGCTTTAGGTCAGGTTTTACTCGCGAAACGTCTCGGCAAAACTCGAATTATTGCAGAAACAGGAGCCGGACAGCATGGGGTAGCCACGGCTACAGCTTGTGCTCTGCTCGGCCTGGAATGCATTGTTTATATGGGTGAAATTGATATTGCAAGACAGGCACCCAATGTTGCCAGAATGAAAATGCTCGGCGCCAAAGTGATTGCAGCGGTCTCAGGATCAAAAACTTTGAAAGATGCTGTGAATGAAGCCTTAAGAGACTGGATCAATAATCCGGTCACCACGCATTATGTGATCGGAAGTGTGGTAGGTCCGCACCCGTTTCCTGATCTGGTAGCCAGATTTCAAAGCGTAATTTCCAAAGAAATTAAAGAACAGCTTTATGAACAGGCCGGAAGAGAAAATCCAGACTATGTAATTGCCTGTGTGGGCGGCGGAAGTAATGCAGCGGGAACTTTTTATCACTTCGTGAATGAAGAAAATGTGAAAATCATTGCAGCCGAAGCCGGCGGACTGGGAACTGCATCCGGGAAATCTGCGGCCACTACTTTTTTAGGAACTTTAGGTGTGCTGCATGGGAGTAAAAGTCTTGTCATGCAGACAAAAGACGGCCAGGTTATTGAGCCCCACTCTATTTCTGCCGGTTTAGATTATCCGGGAATAGGACCTTTTCATGCTCATTTATTCAAAGAAAACCGGGCTGAATTTTTCAGTATTAATGATGATGAAGCTTTACAGTCAGCTTTTGATTTAACAAGATTAGAAGGGATTATTCCTGCTTTGGAAAGTGCCCACGCTCTGGCAGTGTTAGATAAAAAGAAATTTAAGGAAAATGATATCGTGGTGATCTGTTTAAGCGGCCGCGGTGATAAGGATATGGAAACGTATCTGGCTCATCTGTAA
- a CDS encoding GNAT family N-acetyltransferase, translating into MNYQIKKPEELTEYEIETMLALWEVEAWSTLTPEEFRISFKDSEFHLLFETNGEIASLLRLNFGFVLKISGQQYSFTELGGLAAAQKGKGSGTLLMKLSIENIRKRNLETIGFCFSDLRPFYEKCGVEILFDKAKNIKEKEDNEWIISEDDDILVIHLSKEKENLMHQIGSENYAYLI; encoded by the coding sequence ATGAATTATCAAATAAAAAAACCTGAAGAACTTACAGAATATGAGATAGAAACAATGCTGGCACTCTGGGAGGTTGAGGCTTGGAGTACGTTGACACCAGAGGAGTTTCGGATATCGTTTAAAGATTCTGAATTTCATTTGCTGTTTGAAACTAATGGAGAAATCGCTTCTCTGCTCCGTCTTAATTTCGGTTTTGTTTTAAAGATTTCAGGGCAGCAATATTCTTTCACAGAATTGGGCGGTCTGGCTGCGGCACAAAAAGGAAAAGGCAGCGGCACTCTATTGATGAAACTTTCAATCGAAAATATTCGGAAGAGAAATTTGGAAACAATTGGTTTCTGCTTTTCGGATCTGCGTCCGTTTTATGAGAAATGCGGTGTAGAAATTTTGTTTGACAAAGCCAAAAACATTAAGGAAAAAGAAGATAATGAATGGATCATTTCTGAAGATGATGATATTTTAGTGATCCACTTATCTAAAGAAAAAGAAAACCTGATGCATCAGATTGGATCAGAAAACTATGCTTATTTAATATAA
- a CDS encoding phosphoribosylanthranilate isomerase codes for MKLKVCGLTRIEQIHELISMDTDFLGFIFYEKSPRYVLNHLSLEEISKFSHTGKFGVFVNEGAEKIVTAAEKSGLNYIQLHGDENAAFISELRKKLNPETRIIKAVRIGADSTIPNLERLFTSIHNDIDYLLFDTDSRSFGGTGKQFDWNVLNEFDIPLPYFLSGGISEDNIDNVKMLAQKPFALDINSKFETAPGNKDLEKIKHFKSKIK; via the coding sequence ATGAAACTAAAAGTCTGCGGTTTAACGAGAATTGAGCAAATCCATGAATTAATTTCTATGGATACAGATTTTCTTGGATTTATATTTTACGAAAAGTCACCAAGATATGTGCTGAATCATTTAAGTTTAGAGGAGATTTCTAAATTCAGTCATACAGGAAAGTTCGGTGTTTTTGTAAATGAAGGAGCAGAAAAGATAGTAACAGCAGCAGAAAAATCTGGTTTAAATTATATCCAGCTTCACGGTGATGAAAATGCAGCTTTCATTTCAGAATTAAGAAAAAAATTAAATCCGGAAACCCGAATTATTAAAGCAGTAAGAATTGGAGCTGATTCAACTATTCCAAATCTTGAAAGACTCTTCACTTCTATTCATAATGATATTGATTATCTTCTGTTCGATACAGACAGCAGGTCTTTCGGAGGTACTGGAAAACAATTCGACTGGAACGTATTAAATGAATTTGACATTCCACTTCCTTATTTTTTAAGCGGCGGCATTTCAGAAGACAATATTGATAACGTAAAGATGCTGGCTCAAAAACCTTTTGCTTTGGACATTAATTCAAAGTTTGAAACAGCACCCGGGAATAAAGACCTTGAGAAAATAAAGCATTTTAAATCAAAAATAAAATGA
- the trpC gene encoding indole-3-glycerol phosphate synthase TrpC → MTILDTIIERKKEEIAVSKSKISIQKLKDLEFYDRKTISLKDSINNRSGIIAEFKRKSPSKGIINNKAQPLETTSAYESFGASGISILTDHDFFGGSFEDILNVRNSIQIPILRKDFMIDEYQFYEAKSMGADVILLIASCLSPNQVQEFTKLSHDLGLEVLLEIHTEDELEHYNPEIDIVGINNRNLKDFKVDLQHSVQLKNQLPKNVLSVAESGIYSIEDFNYLKEKGFDGFLMGEYFMKNENPAEAFENFIKNM, encoded by the coding sequence ATGACAATACTTGATACCATCATAGAAAGGAAAAAAGAAGAAATTGCTGTTTCAAAGTCGAAAATATCCATTCAAAAATTAAAAGATTTGGAGTTTTATGATAGAAAGACGATTTCTTTGAAGGATTCTATTAACAATAGATCAGGAATTATTGCTGAATTTAAAAGAAAATCGCCGTCAAAAGGAATTATTAATAATAAAGCACAACCTTTAGAGACAACTTCTGCTTATGAAAGTTTTGGAGCAAGCGGTATTTCAATTCTTACCGACCATGATTTTTTCGGAGGTTCTTTTGAAGATATTCTCAATGTCCGTAATTCTATTCAGATTCCTATCCTGCGGAAAGATTTTATGATTGATGAGTATCAGTTTTATGAGGCTAAAAGTATGGGAGCGGATGTTATTTTATTGATTGCTTCATGTCTTTCACCCAATCAGGTACAGGAGTTTACAAAATTATCCCATGATTTAGGATTGGAAGTTTTATTAGAAATCCATACCGAAGATGAACTGGAACATTACAATCCAGAAATTGATATCGTAGGAATTAACAATAGGAATTTAAAAGATTTTAAGGTTGATCTGCAGCATTCAGTTCAATTAAAAAACCAGCTTCCAAAAAATGTTTTATCAGTTGCAGAAAGCGGTATTTACAGTATTGAAGATTTCAATTATCTAAAAGAAAAAGGTTTTGACGGATTTTTAATGGGTGAATATTTCATGAAAAATGAAAATCCGGCAGAAGCGTTTGAGAATTTTATTAAAAATATGTAA
- a CDS encoding GIY-YIG nuclease family protein yields the protein MKTLGTHNYYVYILTNENKTVVYTGVTNDLKSRLYQHKNSGGRTHFTTKYKCFYLIYYEHFQDIEQSIAREKQIKGYSRIKKEALIHGFNPDWNFLNETIE from the coding sequence ATGAAAACATTAGGAACACATAATTACTACGTCTACATATTAACCAACGAAAACAAAACTGTAGTTTACACTGGTGTTACTAATGATTTAAAGTCTAGATTATATCAACATAAAAACTCTGGAGGCAGGACTCATTTTACGACAAAATACAAGTGTTTTTATCTTATTTATTATGAGCATTTCCAAGATATAGAACAGTCTATTGCCCGAGAAAAACAGATTAAAGGATATTCAAGAATCAAAAAGGAGGCTTTGATACATGGATTTAATCCAGATTGGAATTTTTTAAATGAAACAATTGAATAG
- the trpD gene encoding anthranilate phosphoribosyltransferase translates to MKEILEYLFNHHTLSKSEAKAIMIEIAQNKFNPTEVTAFISVFLMRNITLKELEGFREALLQMAVPISLNTEDAIDIVGTGGDGKNTINISTLTSFVVAGAGQKVTKHGNYGSSTTTGSSNVLEEIGYHFKNDADLLNADLEKSNICFLHAPYFHPALQSVGSLRKSLGLRTFFNLLGPLVNPSNPKFSMIGVYNLEIARIYQYLLQKDSRDFILIHGLDGYDEISLTQDSKIITRNGEEIYSAEDLGFDSVTPESIKAGKTIQESAKIFRNILEGNGSEQQNSVVLANAAVALHHTQKFGSYDDCLLLAKESLESKKALKSLELLLD, encoded by the coding sequence ATGAAAGAAATCCTAGAGTATCTGTTCAATCATCACACTTTGTCTAAATCTGAAGCCAAAGCAATCATGATTGAAATTGCCCAAAACAAATTTAACCCTACAGAAGTCACAGCTTTTATCAGTGTATTTCTGATGCGTAATATTACGCTGAAAGAGCTGGAAGGTTTTAGAGAAGCCTTACTGCAGATGGCTGTGCCCATAAGTTTAAACACAGAGGACGCAATAGATATCGTAGGAACCGGCGGTGACGGAAAAAACACCATCAACATCTCTACTTTAACAAGTTTTGTAGTGGCCGGTGCTGGACAAAAAGTAACGAAACATGGGAACTACGGTTCATCAACAACTACAGGCTCATCAAATGTTCTGGAAGAAATTGGTTATCATTTCAAAAATGATGCTGATCTGCTGAATGCTGATCTAGAAAAATCAAATATCTGCTTTCTACATGCTCCTTACTTCCATCCTGCTCTGCAATCTGTAGGAAGTCTGAGAAAATCACTTGGGCTAAGAACATTCTTCAATTTATTAGGGCCTCTGGTAAATCCTTCCAATCCAAAATTCTCTATGATTGGAGTTTATAATTTAGAAATAGCAAGAATTTATCAGTATCTCCTCCAAAAGGACAGCCGTGACTTTATTTTGATCCATGGATTAGACGGATATGATGAAATAAGTTTAACGCAGGACAGTAAGATCATTACTAGAAATGGTGAAGAAATTTATTCTGCAGAAGATTTAGGATTTGATTCTGTGACTCCGGAAAGTATAAAAGCGGGCAAAACCATACAGGAATCGGCGAAAATATTCAGAAATATTTTGGAAGGAAACGGCTCGGAACAGCAAAACTCTGTAGTATTAGCCAATGCTGCGGTAGCACTTCATCATACCCAAAAGTTTGGCAGTTATGATGACTGTCTTTTATTAGCCAAAGAGAGTTTAGAGAGTAAAAAGGCTTTAAAAAGCTTGGAATTATTATTAGATTAA
- a CDS encoding aminodeoxychorismate/anthranilate synthase component II, translating into MKTLVFDNYDSFTYNLVQIIERILNEKVDVFRNDEISLEEIEKYDKIILSPGPGIPEEAGILLDLIKRYAPTKSILGVCLGQQAIAEAFGGSLINLTEIFHGVATSADFVKDNTKIFKDLTTGLKVGRYHSWAVNPDNFPEELEITAVDKDGMIMALQHKTYDVHGVQFHPESILTPDGETIIKNFLLN; encoded by the coding sequence ATGAAAACATTAGTTTTTGACAATTACGATAGTTTCACATACAATCTTGTTCAGATCATTGAAAGAATCCTGAACGAAAAAGTAGATGTATTCCGGAACGATGAGATTTCTTTGGAAGAAATTGAAAAATATGATAAAATAATTCTTTCACCAGGGCCTGGAATTCCTGAAGAAGCAGGCATTTTATTAGACTTAATAAAAAGATATGCACCTACAAAGAGTATTTTAGGGGTCTGTCTTGGACAGCAGGCAATTGCGGAAGCTTTCGGCGGAAGTTTAATAAATCTCACAGAAATTTTTCACGGCGTGGCAACTTCTGCAGACTTCGTCAAGGACAATACCAAAATTTTTAAGGACTTAACAACAGGGTTAAAAGTCGGGAGATACCACAGCTGGGCTGTAAATCCAGATAACTTCCCTGAGGAACTAGAAATCACTGCCGTTGATAAAGACGGAATGATCATGGCATTACAGCATAAAACATATGATGTACATGGTGTACAGTTTCACCCCGAAAGTATTTTAACTCCAGACGGAGAAACAATTATTAAAAATTTTTTATTAAATTAA
- a CDS encoding anthranilate synthase component I family protein yields MFNKKIHIKTVSKKTLGDLQTPMNIYLQIRDKFRDTILLESSDSKNIDNNFSFIAINAVAGIEIKNLTEFEIKLPNSEPIKQFIIDHKVSDIFEDFSKIFVCEKTKDSVEETAQSLFGYTSFEAVQFFEKVKFKPQSPEVEIPLLRYRLYQYVIAINHYNDEMHIIENQIEGVKSELHALQDLIKNKNSVVYPFEKVDQETSNLTDEEYIELVQTAQKHCMRGDVFQLVLSRRFQQKFQGDEFNVYRSLRNINPSPYLFFFDYGNYKLFGSSPESQLIIKNNKAIIHPIAGTFKRTGHFETDLQSIEEMKKDPKENAEHTMLVDLARNDLGKIGKNVTVTQLKEIQLFSHVIHMVSEVTAELPENANPFEMVAATFPQGTLSGAPKHKALQLINKYEKDSRGYYGGCIGMIGLNGSCNQAIMIRTFLSRQNTLYYQAGAGLVAKSNPESELQEVNNKLNALKKAVEKATTIK; encoded by the coding sequence ATGTTTAATAAAAAAATACATATCAAAACAGTATCAAAAAAAACATTGGGAGATCTTCAGACCCCGATGAATATTTATCTTCAGATCCGGGATAAGTTTAGAGATACCATCCTTCTGGAAAGTTCAGATTCTAAAAACATCGACAATAATTTTTCTTTCATAGCTATTAATGCTGTTGCCGGAATTGAAATTAAAAACTTAACTGAATTTGAAATTAAGCTTCCTAATTCAGAACCGATTAAACAATTCATCATAGACCATAAGGTATCTGATATTTTTGAAGACTTTTCAAAAATTTTCGTTTGTGAGAAGACTAAAGATTCTGTAGAGGAAACAGCTCAAAGTCTTTTTGGCTATACAAGTTTTGAAGCTGTTCAGTTTTTTGAAAAAGTAAAATTCAAACCGCAAAGCCCGGAAGTTGAAATTCCCCTTCTCCGGTACAGATTGTACCAGTATGTAATTGCAATCAATCATTATAATGATGAAATGCATATTATTGAAAATCAAATTGAAGGAGTGAAATCTGAACTTCATGCCCTACAAGATCTAATTAAAAATAAAAATTCGGTTGTCTATCCTTTCGAAAAAGTAGATCAAGAGACCTCAAATCTAACGGATGAAGAGTATATTGAACTGGTACAAACAGCACAGAAACACTGTATGAGAGGCGACGTTTTTCAGTTGGTTCTGAGCAGAAGATTTCAGCAGAAATTCCAGGGAGATGAATTCAATGTCTATCGTTCTTTAAGAAATATAAACCCTTCTCCTTACCTGTTCTTTTTTGATTACGGAAATTACAAATTATTTGGTTCAAGCCCTGAAAGCCAGCTGATCATTAAAAATAACAAAGCGATTATTCATCCTATTGCAGGAACTTTCAAAAGAACCGGGCATTTCGAAACAGATCTGCAGTCTATTGAGGAAATGAAAAAAGATCCGAAAGAAAATGCAGAACATACCATGCTTGTAGATTTAGCAAGAAATGATCTTGGAAAAATCGGAAAAAATGTTACGGTAACCCAACTAAAGGAGATTCAGCTTTTTTCCCATGTCATTCATATGGTAAGTGAAGTAACCGCGGAACTTCCTGAAAACGCCAATCCTTTTGAGATGGTTGCAGCAACTTTTCCACAGGGAACTTTAAGCGGTGCCCCGAAACATAAAGCACTGCAGCTTATCAACAAATATGAAAAAGATTCCAGGGGCTATTACGGCGGATGTATCGGTATGATCGGGCTGAACGGAAGCTGTAATCAAGCTATTATGATACGAACTTTCCTCAGCAGACAAAACACTTTATATTATCAGGCCGGGGCAGGGTTAGTAGCAAAATCAAATCCGGAAAGTGAACTCCAGGAAGTAAATAATAAATTAAATGCTCTCAAAAAAGCAGTAGAAAAAGCAACAACAATAAAATAA
- a CDS encoding c-type cytochrome, whose product MKKIFLAGCIGFLVFSCSKKENTSAEPVSADKSDVSVSAHTANLSGQQIIETLDCTGCHSVGERMIGPSYQEIAGKYSEKDIEMLASKIIDGGSGAWGSVPMQAHPQVSKEDAKKMVEYILSQKK is encoded by the coding sequence ATGAAAAAAATATTTTTGGCAGGATGTATAGGATTTCTGGTCTTTTCCTGTTCTAAAAAAGAAAATACATCAGCAGAGCCGGTATCTGCTGATAAATCTGATGTTTCAGTATCTGCTCACACTGCTAATCTTTCCGGGCAGCAGATCATCGAAACATTAGACTGTACAGGATGCCACTCTGTTGGTGAAAGAATGATAGGCCCGTCTTATCAGGAAATAGCAGGAAAATATTCTGAAAAAGATATAGAAATGCTGGCTTCCAAAATTATAGATGGAGGAAGCGGTGCGTGGGGAAGTGTTCCGATGCAGGCCCACCCTCAAGTGTCTAAAGAAGATGCTAAAAAAATGGTAGAATATATTTTGAGCCAGAAAAAATAA
- the rlmF gene encoding 23S rRNA (adenine(1618)-N(6))-methyltransferase RlmF, with translation MTTEKSSLHARNLHRNPYDFDKLISCVPELKQYVFVNTYQTATINFSLPKAVKLLNKALLLQFYNVHNWDIPETNLCPPIPGRADYVHYIADLLAEKQKEIPRGISIAGLDIGTGASLVYPLIAHQSYGWKMLGTDINQDSLKNAERILNDNPELSSGVQLKRQPDPDHIFKNIIGSKDRFMFSMCNPPFHDSEESAVKGNIRKTKNLGRSKSQKPLLNFGGQESELWCEGGELAFITKMVNESILYSSQVLWFTCLVSKKDNLHKLSSLLKKVKAADFKTIDMAQGQKISRVLAWTFIPQQNRRDWFL, from the coding sequence ATGACTACTGAAAAATCCAGCCTGCATGCAAGAAATCTGCATCGTAATCCTTATGATTTTGACAAGCTTATTTCCTGCGTGCCGGAGCTGAAACAGTATGTTTTCGTAAATACTTATCAGACAGCAACCATTAATTTCAGCCTTCCAAAGGCCGTGAAACTGCTTAACAAAGCACTGCTGTTACAATTTTATAATGTTCATAATTGGGATATTCCCGAGACTAATCTCTGTCCTCCAATTCCTGGAAGAGCAGATTATGTGCATTATATTGCAGATTTGTTAGCAGAGAAGCAGAAAGAGATTCCTAGAGGAATATCTATAGCAGGGTTGGATATTGGAACAGGCGCCAGTCTTGTTTATCCTTTAATTGCCCATCAGTCTTATGGATGGAAAATGCTGGGAACAGATATCAATCAGGACTCTTTAAAAAATGCAGAGAGGATTTTAAATGATAATCCTGAGCTTTCTTCTGGTGTTCAGTTAAAAAGACAGCCAGATCCAGATCATATATTCAAAAATATTATCGGCAGTAAAGACCGATTTATGTTTTCTATGTGCAATCCTCCGTTTCATGACTCAGAAGAATCTGCGGTAAAAGGAAATATTAGAAAAACAAAAAATCTTGGCAGGTCAAAATCTCAAAAACCGCTGCTTAATTTTGGCGGACAGGAGTCTGAATTGTGGTGCGAAGGCGGTGAACTGGCTTTTATCACAAAAATGGTTAATGAAAGCATTTTATATTCATCGCAGGTTCTTTGGTTTACCTGTTTAGTTTCTAAAAAAGATAATCTGCATAAATTGAGCTCTCTCTTAAAAAAAGTCAAGGCAGCAGATTTCAAAACGATTGATATGGCTCAAGGACAAAAAATAAGCAGGGTACTGGCCTGGACATTTATTCCTCAGCAGAACCGCCGGGATTGGTTTTTATAA